Genomic window (Acropora muricata isolate sample 2 chromosome 11, ASM3666990v1, whole genome shotgun sequence):
GAATTAATCAATGAGGAAGAGGTAGGTCATTTAGTGCCGCTTGCACAGCAAACAAAAGCACAGCAATGTGTTGTTGAGGGCAATGAACTGAACGATTTACTTCCTGGATGTGAAGTACATTTCactttaaaaacaagaaatggAGAAGGAATGCAGTGTTACAACGAACATGACCAAGTTGCAGTGATGATCCAAACTGAAGGAGGTAATTCACGTGACACAGTTGTTCAagttaacaacaacaaaaatggacAGTATGATCTCAGCTTTTGCCTGAGATGTCAGGGCAGATATTCGGTTCTGATCACAGTAAATGGCGAAGAGGTCCAGGGAAGTCCTTTTCCTTTGCAGGTGAGTCCTCCTCCCTCTTCGCTGGTGAAAGGCCGTTCACAGACACAGAGCGCCGTGCATATTCCTTCGCACAATGAAACTGGACGCTTCTCAAGCCGGAGTCCATCTATCCATTCTTTGCCGGCGCAATTGCATGCCCAGTCACTAGAGAATGGAGCTTCGGCTCAAGTTGGTTCTGTGCAACCATTTCAAGCCAAACCCATTTTATCATTTGGAAAGAAAGGCTCTCGTGATGGACAGTTTCGACACCCCTGGGGAGTGGCAGTGAGTCGCATCCAAGAGATTGCTGTTACTGATTCAGAAAACCACCGTGTGCAAATCTTTGATTTTAGTGGGAACCACTTGAGATCATTTGGTCGCCAAGGTTCTAACCAGGGAGAATTTTGTATCCCCCTTGGAATATGCTTTGATAAAAAGGACAACATTTTCGTCGCAGACAGTGGCAACCATCGTGTCCAAATATTTTCTGCCGAGGGTCGGTACCTAGGAATGTTTGGCTGGAAAGGAAGCCGTGATAATCACCTCTCAAATCCCACTGGGTTGTCGTTAGATTCCAATGGAAATATCATTGTGGTCGATTCGGGAAACAAACTAGTCAAGATCTTTTCCACTGGTGGCAAGCTTCTAAGGAAGTTTGGTGGGGCTGGGGTGTTCAGTAGTCCCATCCACTGTATTGAGTGTAATGACTGCCTCTTCGTCTCATGCCACGAAGAACACTGCATCAAAGTATTCAGTATCTGGGGTGACTTTAAGTATCAATTTGGAAAGCAGGGAACAGGTGATGGTGAGTTCAAGGTTCCTTACTGTTTGGCAGTTTCACACTCGAAGGAGCTGATGGTTTGTGACTGGCAAAACAATAGAATACAATTGTTTGAATTGGATGGTACATTTGCTGGCAAGTTTGGAGCAAAAGGAAAACGACTTGGAGAGTTTGATCATCCAATGTCTGTCGCTGTTCTAAGAAGTAGCAGAGTTGTAGTTTGTGATTCCCGTAATCATCAAATCCAAATATTTGAGTAgcccatgaaaaaaaaaaaaacagaacaataTTGAACATGGTAATAGTCTTATCAATAGTCTTATTTCGTGATCTGAACCTAAATTTATGAACATGAAACTATCGAGTTGACGACAACAAATTTTTATTATGGGTTGTAAATGATGATCAAAGAGGAGGGGCAAGGTTGGCAGGGGGTAGCTACATTGAGCTAACAGCCCAAAGTTACAGGGGTGACTGTAAATCATAATACCTAAATGCTAGATATTTACTTTGGAAAACCATTTGAATGAGGCCCAAGTGGGTATGAGTTCTGTTTTGGTTTTCTTATAGACTGCCAGTAGCCTAGAACCTGTGTAAGAAATGTAAGAGCTGGTGAAATATGTGAACATGTGGAAGATTCCGAGTTTTGGCACTCCCCTCTCATTCCAAATCTTGCAGGTTCGCACTTCTTTCACCTGGTCTCCTATCTTTATCTAAAATTAAGTTCTACTCTAAGTGCAGTCTTTTCAGTTCTCTTCCGCAGGTTttggtgaaaacaaaaacaccccACTAGACACTTTTGTCCACTCATAAGAGAATCTTGGAAGAGGGGGTGTGAGCAGTTTTCTCCCCTCTGGCCAAAAATTGGTATGGTCCTACTCTATGTAAGATTTATGAACATTCCCATAAGCATTCAGTGTAATTAGCTGCacaaattatttttatcatccaTGCTAAATAGCATTATGATTACTTTTGCTAATTTTTCCTTTCATAAAACCTTTAAGAAAAGaccacaaaacaaaattaaaaataacctTGCAAGGTCTTTGGCATTGTATGTACAGGCTATAtgatataatattattgtaacataaataatattgttcatAGACTCATAATTACATTGCAGTTTAGGTGGTGAATTGGAATGGCTCGCATAACATACACAAATGTCTATGATCTTCACAGTTTTTGGGGCTATTTTAGGAAAATTCAGGCCTTCATCACTATTAGTTGTGTAGCCCTAAAAACTATGAGAGTCATACAGATTTGTATCAATCCACAGTTTAAATACATAAATTTCATGTATCAAATTGATGAACACAACTACATCCTGCATACATAGGTCAGCCAGCAGCTcacatttgtttgcttttgttgctgAGTTTTCTTAACAGTAACGTGTTGAAGAAATTCTCCAAGCTATCAGAATTCTGAACAAAATGTTTGAACATCGCACAAAAGGCTTTTGAAATACCATAAGGAGAAAGCTATTAATGCTGACACATTCAGAGACTGTCAGCTGCCTTTGGGGAGAATTTTGATAATATTAAAACAGCTGAATTTCATTTCAGTACATACAGGCTTAAAATCACTAGTGCTACATTCATTGTAGCATCGCTCTTTCCACTTATATTATATTGCTAGTCAAGTTACTGTGAACTAGATCCATTAAGGTACGAAGAACAAAAATAGTGGATGTAAGTAGATGTCTCTCTATTAATGAATTAAGATTAAGAATCTGTTTATATGTTTTGGTTCaattttatccttggtttaatttttttttataatacaTTACCATAAGCATAAGAACAAAGGCAATAAAATTTTAACCAAGAATAAAATTGAACCAAAACATTTACACTTCCATGTCATTTAGACTTATTTGAATTATGCTACACAAACATCTGCCACAGCCTTGGGGAAAAGATGGTAAGACCTTTGattttttagtttcacaagaaTTGTGATACATCGTGAGATGTTTGAATGTGATCAAAAACATGAATGAGATTGatgacaaaacaaacaagagacttaaaaataataCAAGCAGAGCaacaaaataagttaaatttctGTGAATTTACTTTGTCCTTGCAGCATGATTAAACTTCAATATTTTAAGAATTCCGTTGTTCACAGGCTGGAGAGTGTTATGCAGCAAATAAATCACTTTCTTCAGGATTCGCACGATTTTCACATAATTCATAATTTCATGAACATGCCAAGCACCAGCCTATATTAATAACATCACAGATAGCTGGAGATGGCTATCGATTCATATTAACTCATGAAATTATATGTAAGCCAACACTTTTGAAATGCACTTGCGATATTTATACCCAATACCATGAGAAACCAAACTTACACCTACACATATTTCACTCATAGTATGGTAAATATATGACTCAAATTGGTGGCTTAAAGCTGATAGAGGTAACAGACTCTTGTGTTGTATAGCAGGTTATCAACATTTAGGGCTAAGTAGCCACGTCTCACACAACAACTAAAGAATCTGTTTGCAGGCTCTGCTAGCTAATGGTAAACTTCATGACCAGTTAGGCATCAAAtcaacataattataattatgctGAAGCCCAGAAGAGTAGTAGGCAGGAGGGGCACAGGGGACAGGAGACATTAGAGGGCACAGAGAAGGGGGAATTAAACATTGAAAGCTACCTTCATTTAATATATCACATAAAAATTTGCAACTTAAATCAAAATTAAGGCTTTGTAGTTTGATTTATGTATCTGCTTTGAACAGTTAAGAGGGACTTTAATAGCTGAGAAAAGGATTCGTCCattaaaggcaaaaaaagacaaaacgaaaaaaacacatGTTCAAATTGAATAAACCTTTTCTTCTTAATCAATTTTTTGCTATGGCTCATGAAATGCCAGATAAAATTACTTGGCATTGAACCTGAAAGATGAAGGAGGCTGACTGATCCCCTGTCCTCCAACCACCCTCTGCTCCCTTCCTTGGCAGGCAAGTTACTGTTAGTGATTACAGAAAAAGACATAAGGTCTACCTCGGTTGAAACTGATGAAAGCCCTACTTTTCTTCAATGTTGTTTATATGTCATATGTCATGAAAATTATGTCAAGTAACATGAAAAAGGATGAGAACTGGAGGAGAAATATGCAGGAGACCCTGTCACCCTGCCCCCTCCCTTCTCCCCCTAAAGTTCTTGGTAGGAGAGTGACTGTCAGTGATCACATACAGTAAAAATGAAATATTGCAACTTTGTTCCAAGTCTCTGACATCACAGGGTGCCCATGCCAAAAGAATTATTTAGGTCCACACTTAAATGTACATGCACAAGTTCATAGCTGTCAAGTCTCCAGCTTTCAGACTCAGCTCCAGCTCTCCAGCTGAGCAAGCAAAATCTCCAGCTGAACTTAGGTAAAAACTTTTttcaatatatatatcaaaTAAATGATTGTTCTGTGAACATAAAAACCAGTCATGCTCACAATGTAATGAAAAGACTGAAATcaattacatgatcgctgtgttgttgaacacaagacttgcaataaataataaattttagttaaactgacagatacttcaaatgacctgcattgcatagttctggggaaagaggtgagaacatgcgatgaaaccataagctattcattcataattggtaattcactatggtaggtaatcttccagtttaacaaaatataaattgcaaccaaatataatatttaaaggtgaacttaatgttggcctctgactctaggataggttttttgtgctgcttttttttttaatatataatattattattgtcattattttgtgcctgccaactgcaattcagttaaacatatattggaattaaattat
Coding sequences:
- the LOC136891064 gene encoding tripartite motif-containing protein 2-like, with product MADVQARLDNIEEEVTCPVCTEIFTDPRNLPCLHSFCLRCLKLWYKKNQGTENPRYDAITCPTCRGVSNVPESGDLNDLPISFYLHGLIDVLAVKESSNTKVTCGNCGEKSLDSSYCFECSIFYCKECVNAHNRMRDTKNHRTLALKDFQEKDFDDLLKRPAFCPKQRHQKEELKYYCKDCRAAVCQMCSTLEHSGHTLELIEDEASRQKEQIPVLVDKQKQNLQAEKVSLNKVLKDSAKVVQQREDLKANIQRHARDMIAVIDRKKKHLIDKAENQAKETLESLKQEKMKIESRMKLIEQTLEKSDQLLTRGTFAEIIQLKKSLQLITEETEKVKPFEPNPEKGLPMLVFVKNEHLQELINEEEVGHLVPLAQQTKAQQCVVEGNELNDLLPGCEVHFTLKTRNGEGMQCYNEHDQVAVMIQTEGGNSRDTVVQVNNNKNGQYDLSFCLRCQGRYSVLITVNGEEVQGSPFPLQVSPPPSSLVKGRSQTQSAVHIPSHNETGRFSSRSPSIHSLPAQLHAQSLENGASAQVGSVQPFQAKPILSFGKKGSRDGQFRHPWGVAVSRIQEIAVTDSENHRVQIFDFSGNHLRSFGRQGSNQGEFCIPLGICFDKKDNIFVADSGNHRVQIFSAEGRYLGMFGWKGSRDNHLSNPTGLSLDSNGNIIVVDSGNKLVKIFSTGGKLLRKFGGAGVFSSPIHCIECNDCLFVSCHEEHCIKVFSIWGDFKYQFGKQGTGDGEFKVPYCLAVSHSKELMVCDWQNNRIQLFELDGTFAGKFGAKGKRLGEFDHPMSVAVLRSSRVVVCDSRNHQIQIFE